The following coding sequences lie in one Kribbella sp. NBC_00709 genomic window:
- a CDS encoding DUF2254 domain-containing protein, producing the protein MSLAGAFRTRQFVRQSLWVVPLLGGVAGVVLSGVDLWVEGLIDLPPSWSYSEATANSVLSAAAAAMVGLIGFVVTIGVLVVQMATGTLSPRFMRLWYRDRLQKFVLAAFTATFTFAFALLRHVEADSVPDLGISLVGLAVSIDLVLLLLYFDRFVHALRPVAVAAAMAKAGLAIEAEEDGLVASAGNGDRGVGRGEPDARILAPRSGAIQNVDIADLVRYAADRGQVCVVPHTIGDFVTAGTVLMEVHGRASETDLRRLRGMVSLGSERTIDQDPAFALRIMVDIAIRALSPAVNDPTTATQVLNHIDDLLLGIGSSDRAFRGTALDADGQGRLVVRTRIWSEYLDIGVTEIRQYGAAPPQICRRLRAMLEDLCDGVPLARRAVVQSQLDALDRATDAAFADPAERALARMSDRQGLGATRSGETSDARRC; encoded by the coding sequence GTCGACCTGTGGGTCGAGGGCCTGATCGACCTGCCACCTTCCTGGTCGTACTCCGAGGCCACCGCGAACAGCGTGCTCTCGGCCGCTGCGGCTGCGATGGTCGGGCTGATCGGCTTCGTCGTCACGATCGGCGTGCTCGTGGTGCAGATGGCGACCGGCACGCTGTCGCCGCGCTTCATGCGGTTGTGGTACCGGGACCGGCTCCAGAAGTTCGTCCTCGCGGCCTTCACGGCCACGTTCACCTTTGCCTTCGCATTGTTGCGCCATGTGGAGGCCGACTCCGTGCCTGATCTGGGCATCTCCCTGGTCGGGCTGGCCGTCAGTATCGACCTGGTCCTCCTGCTGCTGTACTTCGACCGCTTCGTGCATGCCTTGCGGCCGGTCGCAGTCGCGGCGGCCATGGCCAAGGCCGGTCTGGCGATCGAGGCCGAGGAGGACGGCCTCGTAGCATCCGCCGGGAACGGTGACCGAGGGGTCGGACGTGGCGAGCCGGACGCACGGATCCTGGCACCCCGCTCGGGCGCCATCCAGAACGTCGACATCGCGGACCTTGTCCGGTACGCGGCGGATCGCGGCCAAGTCTGCGTCGTACCGCACACGATCGGGGACTTCGTCACCGCGGGGACTGTGCTGATGGAGGTTCACGGGAGAGCGAGCGAGACCGATCTGCGGCGATTGCGCGGAATGGTCTCGCTGGGCAGTGAGCGCACGATCGACCAGGACCCGGCCTTCGCGCTGCGCATCATGGTCGACATCGCGATCCGGGCGCTGTCGCCGGCGGTCAACGATCCCACCACGGCGACCCAGGTCCTCAACCACATCGACGATCTGCTCCTCGGGATCGGCTCCTCCGATCGAGCCTTCCGGGGAACCGCGCTCGACGCCGACGGGCAGGGCCGCCTGGTTGTCCGGACCCGTATCTGGTCGGAGTACCTCGACATAGGCGTGACCGAGATCCGCCAGTACGGCGCTGCCCCGCCGCAGATCTGCCGCCGATTGCGGGCCATGCTCGAGGATCTGTGCGACGGGGTCCCGCTCGCACGCCGGGCGGTCGTGCAGTCGCAACTCGACGCGCTGGACCGGGCGACCGACGCGGCGTTCGCCGACCCGGCCGAGCGGGCGCTGGCGCGGATGAGTGACCGGCAGGGCCTTGGCGCCACCCGGTCCGGTGAGACCTCCGATGCCCGCCGCTGCTGA
- a CDS encoding FAD-binding protein: MADGQHYDVIIIGTGAGGGTLAHRPAPPGKRILLLERGDYLPRERENWDSTATTSSTGSAESPADLDW, encoded by the coding sequence ATGGCGGACGGTCAGCACTACGACGTGATCATCATCGGTACCGGAGCGGGAGGCGGCACACTGGCCCATCGGCCGGCGCCGCCCGGTAAACGGATCCTGCTCCTCGAACGCGGAGACTACCTGCCGCGAGAACGCGAGAACTGGGACTCCACGGCGACCACATCCTCGACGGGCTCGGCTGAGAGCCCAGCCGACCTGGACTGGTGA
- the zwf gene encoding glucose-6-phosphate dehydrogenase encodes MPTADMDALVIFGATGDLAKLETFPALVGLVERGVLDAPIIGVAKSGWGLDQFRAYATASLRANGIDPGKPAAAGMLGLLRYIDGDLDDAATYAAMADEIGAGKRALFYLEVPPPLFGRIAEGIAGAGKADGARVMVEKPFGTDLAGAQELNATMKKVFPGDAIYRVDHWLGLDPLENVLFARFANSVVEPMLNRDHVASIQITMAENFDVSDRGSFYDRTGAIRDVLQNHMLQVLACVTADPPGQFHDATWRTQKSAVIKALRPLTADDTVRGQYDGYLDVNGVDPTSRTETYVAIRLALDTWRWAGVPIAIRAGKCLPVTATEVMIRFHRPPQDIFGLGDSSVANELRFRIWPESEVGLVLCGKKPGAGWTAQPEHLTFAEVAGSDQRPYDRLIGAALLGQQSLFAAQDTVEAAWRVVEPVLGDVVPVVPYAKNSWGPKEADALLPPGASWHDPAG; translated from the coding sequence ATGCCGACCGCCGACATGGACGCCCTGGTCATCTTCGGTGCGACCGGAGACCTCGCGAAGCTGGAGACCTTCCCCGCCCTGGTCGGGCTGGTCGAGCGGGGCGTGCTCGACGCGCCGATCATCGGGGTGGCCAAGAGCGGCTGGGGACTCGACCAGTTCCGCGCGTACGCGACGGCGTCGTTGCGGGCCAACGGGATCGACCCCGGCAAGCCCGCGGCAGCCGGCATGCTCGGCCTCCTCCGCTACATCGACGGCGATCTCGACGACGCCGCGACGTACGCCGCGATGGCCGACGAGATCGGCGCCGGGAAACGAGCCCTGTTCTACCTCGAAGTGCCGCCGCCGCTGTTCGGCCGGATCGCCGAGGGCATCGCGGGTGCGGGCAAGGCCGATGGGGCCCGGGTGATGGTCGAGAAGCCGTTCGGCACCGATCTCGCCGGCGCCCAGGAGCTCAACGCGACCATGAAGAAGGTCTTCCCCGGGGACGCCATCTACCGGGTGGACCACTGGCTCGGCCTCGACCCGCTGGAGAACGTGCTGTTCGCGCGTTTCGCCAACTCGGTGGTCGAACCGATGCTCAACCGCGACCACGTGGCGAGCATCCAGATCACCATGGCGGAGAACTTCGACGTGTCCGACCGCGGCAGTTTCTACGACCGCACCGGAGCGATCCGCGATGTTCTCCAGAACCACATGCTGCAGGTGCTCGCCTGTGTGACGGCCGACCCGCCGGGCCAGTTCCACGACGCGACCTGGCGGACGCAGAAGTCCGCTGTGATCAAGGCACTGCGACCACTCACCGCCGACGACACGGTGCGCGGGCAGTACGACGGTTACCTGGATGTCAACGGCGTCGATCCCACGTCGCGGACCGAGACGTACGTCGCGATCCGGCTCGCTCTCGACACCTGGCGCTGGGCCGGCGTACCGATCGCGATTCGGGCCGGGAAATGCCTGCCGGTCACCGCGACCGAGGTGATGATCCGCTTCCACCGCCCACCGCAGGACATCTTCGGGCTCGGGGACTCCAGCGTCGCGAACGAGTTACGGTTCCGGATCTGGCCGGAGAGCGAGGTCGGACTCGTCCTGTGCGGCAAGAAGCCCGGCGCCGGCTGGACCGCGCAGCCCGAGCACCTCACGTTCGCCGAGGTGGCGGGATCCGACCAGCGACCGTACGACCGGCTGATCGGGGCGGCGCTCCTGGGCCAGCAGTCGCTCTTCGCCGCGCAGGACACGGTCGAGGCCGCCTGGCGAGTGGTCGAGCCCGTGCTCGGTGACGTCGTCCCTGTCGTTCCGTACGCCAAGAACAGCTGGGGGCCGAAAGAGGCTGACGCCCTGCTGCCGCCCGGGGCGAGCTGGCATGACCCGGCCGGATGA